The following are encoded in a window of Manihot esculenta cultivar AM560-2 chromosome 8, M.esculenta_v8, whole genome shotgun sequence genomic DNA:
- the LOC110620728 gene encoding nuclear transcription factor Y subunit B-4, giving the protein MVDEQDRLLPVANVGRIMKQILPPTAKISKEAKQTMQECATEFISFVTGEASDKCHKENRKTINGDDICWSLSSLGFDNYAEAIVRYLHKYREAERERANQNKATSTANTQDKVEEDLNFTSTQHEIQTEITPAPLMKFRVLEKGNSSSPKKPS; this is encoded by the coding sequence ATGGTAGATGAACAAGATCGATTGTTGCCAGTTGCGAATGTGGGTAGGATCATGAAGCAAATCTTGCCACCAACAGCCAAGATTTCAAAAGAAGCAAAACAAACAATGCAAGAATGTGCGACAGAATTTATAAGTTTTGTAACTGGTGAGGCATCTGACAAGTGTCACAAGGAGAATCGCAAGACAATTAATGGAGATGACATCTGTTGGTCTCTGAGTTCTCTAGGGTTTGATAACTACGCTGAGGCTATAGTAAGGTATTTACATAAATATAGAGAAGCTGAAAGAGAGAGAGCTAATCAAAACAAAGCTACTTCAACTGCCAATACTCAAGACAAAGTTGAAGAAGACTTAAACTTTACAAGTACCCAACACGAGATTCAAACTGAGATTACTCCTGCTCCATTAATGAAGTTCAGAGTACTTGAGAAGGGTAACAGCAGCTCTCCCAAAAAGCCATCGTGA
- the LOC110620642 gene encoding uncharacterized protein LOC110620642 encodes MACVVSISFSMPLCARKFSIQKLQLRGVPLAGLSSQATIRTATNLPAFCHSNRDIFSVSGSSGNLTPLFHCGEFFPFCMNVSLCIHKIIVGYWVGPDIDDGWGYVEAFVNQIT; translated from the exons ATGGCGTGTGTTGTATCCATTAGCTTCTCTATGCCTCTCTGCGCCCGAAAATTCTCAATCCAG AAATTACAACTGAGGGGAGTACCTCTGGCTGGACTTTCAAGTCAAGCAACCATCAGAACAG CAACCAACCTTCCTGCATTCTGCCACTCAAATAGAGATATATTTTCCGTATCGGGCAGCTCTGGAAATTTAACTCCCTTATTTCATTGTGGTGAATTTTTTCCTTTCTGCATGAATGTAAGCTTATGTATTCATAAAATAATAGTTGGCTATTGGGTAGGACCTGATATTGATGATGGTTGGGGATATGTGGAAGCTTTTGTTAAtcaaattacttaa